In the Osmia bicornis bicornis chromosome 6, iOsmBic2.1, whole genome shotgun sequence genome, TAGTGAGGGTGTGCGAACCAACGTACAAAGTTGAGGAACTTAAAGCTGAAGGGATCAACGTGGTGGACTTGGTGTTTGACGATGGCACTTTTCCACCGAACGAAGTAAATACTCCGTTACTATGAAATAAGTGTAGGAAATGCAATAAATTTCGAtgggaataaataaattcttattattagGTCATCGATGAATGGTTTGAACTGCTAAAAAATCGATTCCGCGAGTCACCTGATGCATGCGTGGCGGTGCATTGCGTTGCAGGACTCGGTAGAGCACCGGTTTTAGTTGCGCTTGCTCTTATCGAGCTTGGATTAAAGTACGAGGATGCAGTCACGTTAATCAGGGAGTAAGTTATCGATGACGCGATTATTCAACTTCTCCGAGAAACTTCATCGCGCGTATAAAAATACTTATAAGAGAATTTTCTTCGTTTGTTCCAGTAAAAGACGAGGCGCCATCAATTCGAAGCAGCTGGCCTATCTTGAAAAGTATCGTCCCAAATCTCGGTTGAAGCTCAAAAATGGACAAAAGAACTCCTGCTGTGTCCAATAGATcaaacgatttttttttccttttttttttctgtgaaAAGTTACTAATTCATACTGATTGGTATACCTAATTGTATAGGTTTTCGCGCCTGATAACAAGAGACATAATTGTATCGACTCTGTTCTGAAAGGCCTATCAATGGAAATGCAACCGAACTACTTAAactaaagaaattttttacaGGCATACTCTTTCGTCGTCTTATTCTCTAAATCGAACAGTTGAAAAGTGATTTATTTGCATTCTTCGTTTTacgaaaatttttgtatttatgttttatacTAAATTAACGTTGCAGAACGAGCCGGGGAGACCTTCTTGCACGTGATCAGaacagttaattaaattagaatgGATCTGATCGTGATttgtacaataaaataaattggaTCAACTTTATGCGTTATGCGGTAATACTTTGGGTGCCTCGTTTAACATTATTACGTATAGGTATTCTAGAAGGCTGCATTTACTTGGTCCAAGATAATAAAACATGCaatacttaattaattaattgattaattaatttgtaaacaGTAGTTAATACGTTAtttatgttaaatattttaaaaacgaAGCAAAGGACGTGGAAATTAgcatgatttcttttttttttctttgtaagAAGGATGGTTTTTTCAGTACTACGAGTGTACACAGCCGTCATGATGAAGCGTAGTTTAGAGATATTAGTGCAATAAAAAGTTATGTTTTCCCAATAAGATTGATTACAGAAAAATGCATAAATATCTTGTCAACACTTTTTAAAGTGATTTAATGTGTTTGCCTTTAGATTACTGTGACCAGATTTTTTTTACAGGTGTTTTGCATATAacttgaatgaaaaattatgatacttacatgatttttttcagataaaGATCGGAGTAACGTATTCATTACAAAACCGTATCTCCTTAACAGTGCGTGGTTTATGCAATATACTTATTTTTACTTGAAATAGCTCGCAagtattttatacaatcaatgcaaattaatttttaaatcaattgcaaCATTTAAATTAACCAATTAGCGTTGAAttacaatgtatattttaattactgcTGCATCTGCTAAGGagatattgcaaaatacaatCAAtaatacatggattcatagGTAGATCAAATCTTTGATTATCAGTTCGGAAACATTTTAGCACGATAtacaatagaaaaaaatattgcgTTGCATTTCCAGTGGCATGCCAAACTGATGGGTATTCTTAACTTCTACTGGACTTGAAATCTGCGTTAACTTGAAATATCGAAATATTGCGAAACAAAGTGAAGTAAATCACACCAGAGTTATATATCACTTTTATCGTAGCTTAACGACAATTTCaccaaaatatttttaaacatccACTTTTATTCGACAAATTTTAAAAGGCTGCATACGCGTTTTGTGTGAAGCATCTATTGTAACGGTAATTCACGAATTTTGGTAAAATTGTCGATGACGCTGTACGCCACACTAAACTGtgttcaaaaaaaaaaatagaaggaaaaaaaaaggaagattCGCTCCTAAAATAATGAATGTAATACTTAGATTCATTTCATGCGTCTGTCGATTTAACGTGAATGTACGCACGTTTCTACAATGTATTTATGATATGtgaattgtttttaatattttcgtaCTTGGCAGAGAATTGTGTACAAGAGTGATGTGAACTGTCGTTAGCTGTTTGTATCGTTAGTTTTCTTTTCATGATTAGCATGTAAGGTATGACATTTTTCTACGAAACTGACTAATCAATTAATTGCGCGATCGTTGCGTCACCAGTGATCAAAGATTTGCCATTTTTGTgcataattattcttttttaggTAAACCAAGTACATTCACTGTGATCGCAGACTAGGAATGAAATTTGAACCTGGTACAGCTCCTTTTTTgtaatgttaaaaaaaaacactGCAATATTTTTTACCAGAGGATGGGACGAGGGACATTcttataagaaaaaagaaacttatCAAGCCTTAGATCCGAAATTGAACGAATAATTTTTACttgttcaatttattattattattattattattaatatttagtttACTCTTTACGATTATCACGATTGCTAATGTTTGTTTTTGTTTCTCAATAATAACCCTTTTAAAGTAATATGATGATACTTTAAATTAGGTATACTTTAGGATTCattgagaaaaaagaaagaaaagttaccaacgaattttaaaaaatgtgaaatttaattttgcacgTCGATTCACTTCTTCAAGCGAGATGTACTTCTCTGTCAGAAGTAAttacgtatatatataaatatacatatatgagtgaatattttttatctgtgatacaattttcgcgaaaaaaaaaaatggttgaAAATTATAAGAGGATTAAATGAATCGGGCTTAGTGAAACGAGCTACCTGGGAAAATGATATAATATattcgaaatatttttcaggACTAACAAGAATCGTGTGATTCACTGTTTCAAATCAAATGGGCATTGGTAGATCTTATTGTGAAATTGTATTTAGGAATGTATTTTGAtctgaatatttaatatctcCCGTACTCGCAGAGTATTTTTATTCTCGAAGAATTGAATCGAAACGTTGTGTCAgattttcgttttattatCCAGAGGAACGAtccattaaaaaaatataaggGTATATATaactttttcgtttaattgCCATATTTTTTAACGATGGCGActatggaaattattttttcatttactttacgttcgaataaaaatgttttcgaCTCATACGAATACTGAGAACAGAAACAACTTAGGTAGCAAAGAAAATATCCTCTATTTTGAACCGACGTAAACGGGATAAGAACAAGTCACTCTTTTTCGAATCGattaaggaaaaaaaaataaatttaacgaGTTAGCGCAATTTAAACAAGAAttactatattattattgtatttaatttgttaatgTAATTTCCTACCTACCGCTGTATTaacgaaattgaattaaattataaatgatgaattttgttatattgtaaaacatcagtaatgaaataaaaaaagaatggaaGTCGTTTTGTGAAGAAGCCATGTTTTCATGTCACTTCTTACATTgacgaaataaaatatttctatatcATGAcattgtttttacaaacaacaGAAATGctttatttaaatatcgttgttttctcttttttttatacaaaattagaTAAAGATCGATAGTTGTGTACAAACTACACGTTAAACTGATATATATATTTCCTGTCAGTACATTGTTTTAGTTTTACATGAACATGTCATCGTATCCAGGAGGAGGTAAATGATCATTGTCTGGATCCTGTCGTGGTCTGGGTTGTTCAATATCAGGAGGACCAAAAGGATCGAACCTTGCATGAGGAGGAACTGCTCCTCTGcaatataaatacatttttatgatatattgtaagaaaagaaattgtaataaaatgtCGTACAGTAAGCGTTTGATAATTCTTTGCATTCGGGAAATTATCAAGCGCCTACTGTATTGCTGTTATGGTTTTCAACTAACTGTGGCAGTCTTCCAGGAACTCCTAAAGCCGGTCTTCGTGGATTAACCGGATTACGAAGCGGTGGAAATGGATCATAGATCATGCCACCGCCCCCACGAGCGAATGGATTTAAATCGGCAGATCCTACGTTCAAAGGATCCGCAGCAGGATCCCTTTGAAACAAACATACATTTTATTAGACAAAATTGTGAttactttaataattaattattaatcaaagaatttgaaagattatacaaaaataatagctaatttatcattataaaCAGATCATGGAGAGAATGAAAACTTTTGTACCCTTAATACTTGTAGGATCAACTGTACTTGCTAAAATTAAGAATtctaattcaaataattttcataaataaggGATTGATCTTTTTTGTGCTTGAAAATAGATGacagaaattcaaatttcgaactGTGATAAAATGTCTTCCAGGTTTATATCATCACGAGAGGTCTGTAAAGATGTTTTACGTATTATTTACtaatgtattatattaaaGTCGCATCGATTCTTCGATCATTTCCCTGTTATCCTTTATTACGacatgtattttttaaattcttcgtTTTCAGgcaaaaattatatatattcattttctatgAATCGATGCGAATATTACCGTAAACCAGGTACAGATGAAGGACGTGAGCCCCCTGGTCCTACCCTTAAAGGATCAGGAGTACTGTAAGAATCAGTTCTGCGTGGTTCTCTCCATACTGATGTTGTCTGAGTAGAACCCTCTGCAGTGTTATTAGGAAGCACAGGGTCAATAAGTTccttttgaattatatttatgacGCTTTGATAGGAAGATATTAAAGATTCCAATGGTCCATGAAGattatttacaatttgatTTATCGGAAACTGTGCACTGGATACATGTTGATCATCAACCTTctgtaaagtaaaatattaataactttcattattattcataGAATCTGGTATCAATAACAatactaatatataaatacaatttttaattaccaatAGATTTATAAGCAGATCCTCATCAGATTTTATACCATgcaatatatataattttttattgtttatataACGAAATGTGTAATTTGGACGTGTATTCCATCCTTCTGGCAATAATTCACAGCCTTTCTCTGAATCATTAAATGCTTTCTGAAAGAAACAAACATATGTTCATTAAGAATCATATTTCTAGGTTTTATAATTGCTTAAATTACGCAATGACAGTAGATGATtgcattaaaaatttcatttttaaaagacAATTTATTAGCCTGACAGATTTGCAAAAATAACGATATAACCTTTACAAATGACGTACTACAAATTCATATAAAACAATATAATAGTTCTTGCTTTTTAATTATAGTAACAAACAATATAAAAGATTATTAGACAAAACGTTTGTATTGCGCGACATTGcgcgtaaatgtattttcaacGTAACTTACCGAATCACCAAGCCCTAGGCATCTGAATCCATGTTTTATCAGATACCAGTGAACAAACAATATTAAAACATCCTCTTTTTTCGCTATCTGATTATCATATATCGATTGCATAAGCTCAAAACCGAACGTATTATTTTCATCAACCATTTTGATCGTAAATGATGGACAGTTTTGAAGTTCTCCAGTTTACGCCATTGACAGTTGCATGCGACTGCTTTGATTTCCGGAAACAAGTGCAATACTTGAATAATTTAAGTTACATATCGCCgagtttaaaattaatatcgaaTTTCATATTCTTAATTTAcgttaaatttttcaacattttgttaataaaattagtttGTTTAATGACAATTGATCGTGACGTAAAACAAACGAATCCCTGAAGTTGAATCATAATGCATTCAAATGTTTATTAGAATATCAAAAGTTAGggaacaatttttattaaaatacattttatagtTATTCACTTGTATTTTAAAGCTTACAAAAATTGAGATTATATTAACAGATTCATTACATTTCATccgtaaataaaatatttctacatgaaaattaattgattatgTACATATTGAGTAAAGTTCTGTGCCAGCAGTTATTTTTTGTATGTTGCAAAATGAATGAACGATTGTTCAATAATTCGAATCCGAATCAGTATCTTCTTCAAATACATTAGATGTTCTTGGTGGTGATGAACTACCTACAATTTCTTCTTCACTTTCAGGTTCAGCTCTTGCTTTTCTATCCAAAGCGTAACGCCTCCACGGAAATCTGTACAAATATTGTTTAATGTACATATGAGTTTATTGCTTTTCTTTCAAtgattagaataaaaataattttaccttattttttcattaaaacaaTCTTCAATGAAATCATGTGAAACAATTTTAGAATGGTCCTTTAACTGTTGATACTTTGGAGTATTTTTAAAGGCACAAATTAGATGGgtacattttttattagttgTATTAGGATCAGCAATGTACCTTGCTCCCATTTGAAAAGCTTTTCTCCTTATTTCATCCCTTTGTGGATTAACGTATCCACTGagtgaaaatgaaacatcCTCAAAAAGTTTAGAAAATGGTTTTTTTTGGTTTCTGTGCCTTCACAGCTTTCTTCTTTGCAGGTCTTTCTGGTATATCTACAGACTTGGGTGGAGGCACTTTTCcacaatttttacaaattttgttttttgattCATCTTGGCACTGAGGGCAATTTtgcttctttttaattatgttttctTTTGACGAACTTTCTTCCGGAGTTAAGGAACGTTTcctagaatttttattatgagcctcattttcattttttgtgtCCTTTTTATTTGTTTTGGATGAGGGTGAAGGTACAATATCCCCAAATGGAGTTCTCACTACTGACTCATCAGTTGCAGTTTTTTCATCTTTGACTTTAGAGCTATTCAATGAAGATGAATTTGAAGTTGAATCTGTGTCTTTCTTTCCAAACACTTCTTCAGCTTTTCCTGCCTCCAGTTTTTCTAATAAAGGTCTTTTCATTGGTTCCCTGTCCTCTTCTTGTCTCTTAGAAAAATTACTCATCCCAGTTTCTTTGACTTTTGCAAGTAAACTTCCTTTGTAATCTGTTTTCTTGTTATCAATCATTTTCAAGTATTTCTCTTTGAAATCATTCAGAGATGATTTAGCATTGTTCTCTTCTGGCTGTTTCAGTTTAAATCTTCCAAATACATCCAATCCTAAATCAACCACAACTTCTGTTTTCAATACAATGAAAGATAAGCCAAATAACTCTTTTAAATTTGCAGACTGCATACAAGTTACTTTGACACggtcaaa is a window encoding:
- the LOC114874694 gene encoding LOW QUALITY PROTEIN: DNA repair protein XRCC1 (The sequence of the model RefSeq protein was modified relative to this genomic sequence to represent the inferred CDS: inserted 2 bases in 1 codon), with translation MIIKLVKVISCSSEHPSYPVSNLLQHRSNGGWRCAKPGEMLATVVFQLAEPSCITGLDIGNYRSCVIIVTASTSAEPDKWVPIVNHQFLTHDEAANGKFRDQVQIFTKKELNPETIKIKFDRVKVTCMQSANLKELFGLSFIVLKTEVVVDLGLDVFGRFKLKQPEENNAKSSLNDFKEKYLKMIDNKKTDYKGSLLAKVKETGMSNFSKRQEEDREPMKRPLLEKLEAGKAEEVFGKKDTDSTSNSSSLNSSKVKDEKTATDESVVRTPFGDIVPSPSSKTNKKDTKNENEAHNKNSRKRSLTPEESSSKENIIKKKQNCPQCQDESKNKICKNCGKVPPPKSVDIPERPAKKKAVKAQKPXKKPFSKLFEDVSFSLSGYVNPQRDEIRRKAFQMGARYIADPNTTNKKCTHLICAFKNTPKYQQLKDHSKIVSHDFIEDCFNEKIRFPWRRYALDRKARAEPESEEEIVGSSSPPRTSNVFEEDTDSDSNY
- the LOC114874696 gene encoding PRL-1 phosphatase — its product is MSNMRVKDIRPEPAEIEYKNMKFLITDRPNDQTIHTFIQELKKHNVKEVVRVCEPTYKVEELKAEGINVVDLVFDDGTFPPNEVIDEWFELLKNRFRESPDACVAVHCVAGLGRAPVLVALALIELGLKYEDAVTLIRDKRRGAINSKQLAYLEKYRPKSRLKLKNGQKNSCCVQ
- the LOC114874695 gene encoding proteasome inhibitor PI31 subunit, which codes for MVDENNTFGFELMQSIYDNQIAKKEDVLILFVHWYLIKHGFRCLGLGDSKAFNDSEKGCELLPEGWNTRPNYTFRYINNKKLYILHGIKSDEDLLINLLKVDDQHVSSAQFPINQIVNNLHGPLESLISSYQSVINIIQKELIDPVLPNNTAEGSTQTTSVWREPRRTDSYSTPDPLRVGPGGSRPSSVPGLRDPAADPLNVGSADLNPFARGGGGMIYDPFPPLRNPVNPRRPALGVPGRLPQGAVPPHARFDPFGPPDIEQPRPRQDPDNDHLPPPGYDDMFM